The sequence below is a genomic window from Salicibibacter cibarius.
TCTTTTGTGTACATGTTTCGGCAATCGTTACATCAATGTGAATGATGCCATCTTCGTCTGCAGGGGTTGATAAAACAGCGAGTTCCAGCGCATTCAAGGCTGCTCGCATATCGCCGCCGGAAGAGGCGGCCATATGTTCAAGGGCTTCTTCATCCACTTTTGTCGGATAGTCACCCAACCCTTTATCTTTGTCTTCGAGCGCGACTTCGAGCATTTTACGAGTGTCCGTTGCTTCGGGTTTATGAAGTTCGAAAACATGGCAGCGACTGCGTATCGCGGGATTAATCGAATGATAAGGGTTGGCGGTCGTTGCTCCGATCACAAGTAACTCCCCGCTTTCCAGATGGGGGAGCAGGAAATCCTGTTTGCTTTTATCCAATCGATGAAATTCGTCAAGAATGAGAATCAAGCTTCCGTACATACGCGCTTCATCCGCCGCGATTTGCAGATCTTTTTTCTGATGTTCCACAGCATTCAGAAGTTTATAATGAATGTTTGTGCTCCCGGCGAGTGCGATCGCGAGCGATGTTTTCCCGGTACCGGGTGGACCATGCAAAATCATTGGATGCAACTTATTCGCCTGGACCATTCTTTGAATGAGGGCTCCGTCCCCCAACAGATGATTCTGACCGTACACTTCATCAATGGTTTTGGGGCGCATGCGATAGGCAAGTGGTTGGTTGCTCATCGTTTTAATTGGACCTCCTAGCATATATTCGCACAGGGAATACACGTTCTTTTCCATTAGAATAACACAGGGCACTTGCAATCAGCAACAAAACCGCTTCGAATGCATGGGTTTGGAAAATATGCTATAATACAACAGGATTGTAGGGTCTTTAAATTAGAAAAACTTGACTTATCGCCAAGGGTGGTGAAAGTCAAAGTCTTTCTTATATTATTATCCGAACAACTTATACTTTCTGATAGTGCAAAAAGAGAGAAGGAATAACTGTGCAACACACGCTTGGGAGAGTAAAGAACGATTTCTTGCGTTGGGGAACATTTACCGCAGGGATCATGATCATGTCGGTAGGGATTGCCTTAATGATTCGGGCGGATCTTGGCGCTGCTCCTTGGGACGTGTTTCACATTGGCTTGATGATGAACCTGGGATTGACGGTAGGAACCTGGAGTATTATCGTCGGAACGGTAATTATAGCGACATCGGCGCTGCTTGATCGCAGGCTTCCGCAATTGGGAAGCGTTCTTAACATGGTATTTGTCGGTGTGTTTATTGATCTTTTTCTTCTTGTCATTTCCACGCCGGGTCATTTAGGTTTGCAATTTTTCATGTTAATCATGGGCGTCCTCATAATGGGCCTTGGTATCGGCATTTACATTGCGCCGAAATGCGGCGCCGGCCCACGGGATATGCTTATGCTATCAATCGCAAATAAATCGGGAATACCGGTCGGCCGTGTCCGCTTATTCATGGAGATCACGATTCTTCTATGCGGCTGGATGCTAGGCGGCCCGGTTTTTATCGGAACCATAATTTTTTCATTGACAATTGGACCGGTCGTTGGCTATACATTGCCTTACTGCCAACGATTATTTAATGATTGGTTAGAAAGAGGGGGCAGAAATGAAAATTTCAACAAAAGGTCGGTACGGACTTACCATCATGATCGCGTTAGCTAAAAAGCATGGAGATGGACCGATCTCATTACGGTCGATCGCGAAAGATTATCACTTATCGGAGCACTACCTTGAGCAATTAATCGCGCCGCTTCGTAATGCGATGTACGTAAAAAGTGTGCGCGGCGCTTATGGTGGCTATATGCTGACCAAAGATCCAAAAGAGATTACCGCGGGAGACATTATCCGAGTGCTCGAAGGGCCAATCAGTCCGGTAGAAGTGGTGGAGGATGAAGAACCGGCCAAACGTGACCTTTGGATTAAGATCAGGGATGCCGTAAAAGACGTCCTCGATTCAACGACGCTCGACGACTTGGCGAATTACGAAGAGACGGGCGATCTGGAAGACTATATGTTTTATATCTAAAAAGGTGATAAGCATGACGGATATTTATTTGGACCATGCCGCGACAACGCCTGTGCGACCGGAAGTCTGGAAAGCGATGAAACCTTATCTTGATGGGACAGTGGCGGGCAATCCATCCAGCATCCATCGTTTTGGCCGCGAAGCGCGAAAAGCAGTGGATGCTGCCAGAATGCGCATAGCCGCAAGCGTAGGGGCAAATACGGAGGAAATCGTATTTACGAGCGGGGGAACGGAAGCGGATAACCTTGCCATCACCGGTGTTGCCCGGGCCAAAAAACACGAAGGCACCCATGTGATTACGACGGAAGCCGAACACCACGCGGTTCTCCACGCGTGTAAGCAGTTGGAGCGGGAAGGGTATGACGTCACTTATCTACCGGTCATGTCGGACGGAACGGTTTGCCTGGACACCTTGCAAGAAGCTTTGCGGGAAGATACGATTTTGGTAACGATTATGTACGGAAACAACGAAACGGGTGCAATTAATCCGATTAAAGCTATCGGCAAGCATTTGCGCACACACAACGCGTTGTTCCATACGGATGCGGTACAAGCTTACGGGGTGCTTCCGATCGAGGTGGCGTCCCTTCAAGTCGACTTGCTCACCGCTTCCTCTCATAAAATTAACGGGCCTAAAGGCTCTGGTTTTTTGTATGTGAAAAAAGAAATACAAATTCATCCTTTGCTTTTTGGAGGCGAGCAAGAACGGCGATTGCGGCCGGGGACCGAAAATGTCCCGGCAATTGTCGGTTTCGGCGAAGCCGTTCAATTGCTGAACACCGAAAAACAAAAACGGGCAAAAACGTATGAAAACCTTGTGAACCACCTGTTGGCCGCTCTTGATGCTGAAAAAGTGGCGTATGAAATAAATGGATATGAACAACAAAGACTTCCGCATATTATTAACCTCCATCTTCCCGGCATAGCGACGGAAGCTCTTTTGACACAACTTGATCTGAAAGGCATCGCGGTCTCCAGTGGATCTGCCTGTACGGCGGGAAGCTTTCAGCCATCGCATGTGTTAAAAGCAATGTATGGCGAGGATGATGGGCGCGTACGCTCTTCCGTTCGGGTTAGTGTCGGCTATGGGAATAATGAGGAACAACTGAATGAAACAGCGAAAGCGATCGCGAATATTTCCGAACAACACCGTCGCGTGTTGGCAAATAAGTGAGGTGAAACCAATGAAAACAAACAGTGATATCCGCGTCGTCGTGGGCATGTCCGGAGGCGTTGATTCATCGGTGGCCGCGGCTTTGCTCAAAGAAGAAGGCTATGACGTCGTCGGCATTTTTATGAAAAACTGGGACGACACGGATGAAAACGGCGTGTGCACAGCCACAACCGATTATCAGGATGTGGCACGTGTATGTGACCAAATCGGGATTCCATATTACTCGGTGAACTTTGAACAGCAATACTGGGACAATGTGTTTGCGTATTTTCTGGATGAATACCGGAAAGGACGCACACCAAACCCGGATATCGTGTGCAACAAAGAAATTAAATTTAAAGCGTTTCTGGACTATGCGTTGATGCTCGGTGCCGACTATTTAGCGACCGGCCATTATGCACGCCTAGCTAAGGCTAACGACGGCACGGTGGAACTTATGCGAGGTGTCGACAGCAACAAAGACCAAACGTACTTTTTGAACCAATTAAGCCAAGACCAGCTCTCGCAAGTCATGTTTCCGCTCGGTTCTTATGATAAAAAAGAAGTAAGAAAAATGGCAGAGGAACGCGAACTTGCGACTGCGTCGAAAAAAGACAGCACCGGCATTTGCTTTATCGGTGAACGTGATTTTAAATCTTTTCTCCAACAGTATTTGCCCGCGCAACCGGGGGAAATGCGTACGCCCGAAGGCGGGTATAAAGGGCGTCACGAAGGATTGATGTATTACACGCTCGGGCAACGCCAAGGCCTTGGCATCGGTGGCGCCGGCGAACCTTGGTTCGTTGTCGATAAAGACCTCGCAGAAAATGTCCTCGTTGTTGCGCAAGGCAGTCAGCACCCCGCGCTCATGTCAGACGGGCTTTACGGATCCGGTTTAAATTGGCTTTCTACCTCATTGCCGACGGAACGATTCCCGTGTACGGCGAAATTTCGCTATCGTCAAGCGGATCAAGAAGTAACACTGCACGTGAACGATGAAAATGAATTTTTTGTGGCGTTTAAAGAAGCCCAACGGGCGGTCACCCCCGGACAAGCGGTCGTTTTTTATGATGGGGACGTATGTTTAGGCGGGGGCACGATTGAGTCAACGGTCGTCAATGAAGATGTCGAAATGCTATCGGGAAGTGGATAAGGTGAGTGCTTATAAAGACGGGATGGAACCGGTGCAGACCGGAAACTACGAAGAAGCGATCACCCATTTCCGACAAGCCCTTGAAAGCGACCCCGACAACCCTTTGCTTTATACAAACATGGGCAGTTTGCTCGCGCAAACAGGGGAGTATGAGCAAGCGCTCGCTTGTTATCGGCGCGCGATCCATTTGGATGACAAGCAGGCAGGTGCGTATTATGGGGCAGGAAATATCTCCTATAACGTCGAAAATTATCAGGAAGCTCTTCAGTTTTATAAACAAGCCGAAGCAGTGGGCATGAATGACCAGAGCCTGCACATGATGATCGGAATGTGCGAATATCAGTTGGGGAACCTCCCGT
It includes:
- a CDS encoding tetratricopeptide repeat protein, whose product is MSAYKDGMEPVQTGNYEEAITHFRQALESDPDNPLLYTNMGSLLAQTGEYEQALACYRRAIHLDDKQAGAYYGAGNISYNVENYQEALQFYKQAEAVGMNDQSLHMMIGMCEYQLGNLPFALARLQRAVELDPNDEDARFYFGLTLAKSELITEAIEAFQAVIGKNEGHADAHYNLGIAYFSKEEKEKALDYFNKTLALQPDHYLAAHGKKQVEKAMEK
- the mnmA gene encoding tRNA 2-thiouridine(34) synthase MnmA, with product MKTNSDIRVVVGMSGGVDSSVAAALLKEEGYDVVGIFMKNWDDTDENGVCTATTDYQDVARVCDQIGIPYYSVNFEQQYWDNVFAYFLDEYRKGRTPNPDIVCNKEIKFKAFLDYALMLGADYLATGHYARLAKANDGTVELMRGVDSNKDQTYFLNQLSQDQLSQVMFPLGSYDKKEVRKMAEERELATASKKDSTGICFIGERDFKSFLQQYLPAQPGEMRTPEGGYKGRHEGLMYYTLGQRQGLGIGGAGEPWFVVDKDLAENVLVVAQGSQHPALMSDGLYGSGLNWLSTSLPTERFPCTAKFRYRQADQEVTLHVNDENEFFVAFKEAQRAVTPGQAVVFYDGDVCLGGGTIESTVVNEDVEMLSGSG
- a CDS encoding YczE/YyaS/YitT family protein: MQHTLGRVKNDFLRWGTFTAGIMIMSVGIALMIRADLGAAPWDVFHIGLMMNLGLTVGTWSIIVGTVIIATSALLDRRLPQLGSVLNMVFVGVFIDLFLLVISTPGHLGLQFFMLIMGVLIMGLGIGIYIAPKCGAGPRDMLMLSIANKSGIPVGRVRLFMEITILLCGWMLGGPVFIGTIIFSLTIGPVVGYTLPYCQRLFNDWLERGGRNENFNKRSVRTYHHDRVS
- a CDS encoding replication-associated recombination protein A, producing MSNQPLAYRMRPKTIDEVYGQNHLLGDGALIQRMVQANKLHPMILHGPPGTGKTSLAIALAGSTNIHYKLLNAVEHQKKDLQIAADEARMYGSLILILDEFHRLDKSKQDFLLPHLESGELLVIGATTANPYHSINPAIRSRCHVFELHKPEATDTRKMLEVALEDKDKGLGDYPTKVDEEALEHMAASSGGDMRAALNALELAVLSTPADEDGIIHIDVTIAETCTQKKNFDHDKDGDHHYDVLSAFQKSIRGSDADAALHYLARLIKVGDLTSIGRRLLVIAYEDIGLANPQAGTRTLAAIETAERLGFPEARIPLANAVVELALSPKSNAAYRAINTAMQDIDKHGSAPIPVHIRDSSYQGAKQLNRGVGYLYPHDYKDGLIQQQYLPDPLKHHRYLRFQGNSKFEQAFREAQTKINETIKSSKR
- a CDS encoding cysteine desulfurase family protein, with protein sequence MTDIYLDHAATTPVRPEVWKAMKPYLDGTVAGNPSSIHRFGREARKAVDAARMRIAASVGANTEEIVFTSGGTEADNLAITGVARAKKHEGTHVITTEAEHHAVLHACKQLEREGYDVTYLPVMSDGTVCLDTLQEALREDTILVTIMYGNNETGAINPIKAIGKHLRTHNALFHTDAVQAYGVLPIEVASLQVDLLTASSHKINGPKGSGFLYVKKEIQIHPLLFGGEQERRLRPGTENVPAIVGFGEAVQLLNTEKQKRAKTYENLVNHLLAALDAEKVAYEINGYEQQRLPHIINLHLPGIATEALLTQLDLKGIAVSSGSACTAGSFQPSHVLKAMYGEDDGRVRSSVRVSVGYGNNEEQLNETAKAIANISEQHRRVLANK
- the cymR gene encoding cysteine metabolism transcriptional regulator CymR, translating into MKISTKGRYGLTIMIALAKKHGDGPISLRSIAKDYHLSEHYLEQLIAPLRNAMYVKSVRGAYGGYMLTKDPKEITAGDIIRVLEGPISPVEVVEDEEPAKRDLWIKIRDAVKDVLDSTTLDDLANYEETGDLEDYMFYI